The stretch of DNA GAATCTGCACGGCGCCACCCTGCTCAGCGTGGTACTGACCGGTGCGAACCTGTCCCGGGCCGATCTGAGCGGCGCGCACCTGGGCGGTGATTTCAACGAGGCCAATCTCCAGGGCGCCAACCTCTCCAACACTAATGCCGCGCCCGACATGACCAATCAGTCGATGGGGCTCATGAACGCGCGCTTCAATCAGGCCAATCTAAACAAAGCGAATCTCGCTGGCGCGGATCTCTCGCAAGCGTATATGCAGTTCGCCGACCTGATCGGTGCGAATCTGCGCGGCGCGAATCTCAGCGGCGCCGATCTAAGCGGCGCGGATTTCACCAACGCCGACCTGACCGACGCCAACCTGAGCGGCGCAGATCTTAACAGCGCCGTGTTCACCGGTATCAAGGGCTATAACACGATAAAGGGTCTGGACAGCGCAGAAGAGGTCGATATGGCGGTATGGGATGCCGCCGATCGTTGATGCTGTCGCCGCATAAAGAACGTCTTCTATCCGATTTTCCGTCCGGCAGGAATATCAACGATGACTGCGGACAACCTGTCGTGGTTGAGTCAGAGGGCATAGCCCGGCGGCGGACGGGCGAATGACATTCATGGCCGCGAACCGGAAGCGACGCTGGTATCTTTCCTGCGCCGCACCTTGATCATCGCCAGTTCCCTGGCCGCGAGTTCGGCTATTGACATCGCCAAATCGGGCTTGCAGCCATCGCCCAGGGTCCAGGCGGCGGAGAGACCGGCGTAGGACAGAATCCATTTCAGCAACCGTGTGCGATCCAGGCCCGCCGCCTCCGCGACCATGCTCGCCTGACGCGGCAAGCGTTTTGGCATGGTCGCGGTTTTCAAGATCGGGATTGCAGAATATGTTCGCGAACTCAAAGCCACGGTCGCCCAGCAGGCGTTTGGGGTCGATGGCGAGCCAGCCGCGTGGCCCGAAGT from Gammaproteobacteria bacterium encodes:
- a CDS encoding pentapeptide repeat-containing protein, giving the protein MFYKHSLALTGAASPRVGSSGVWTVFLFLLLLDLQTVSAVQWDRARVQEAVRGAAPANLVNEDLSGLDLSGLAFNGANMRSTTLKGVNLSDADLSGATLSQTIAPGVEFSRANLHGATLLSVVLTGANLSRADLSGAHLGGDFNEANLQGANLSNTNAAPDMTNQSMGLMNARFNQANLNKANLAGADLSQAYMQFADLIGANLRGANLSGADLSGADFTNADLTDANLSGADLNSAVFTGIKGYNTIKGLDSAEEVDMAVWDAADR